A genomic region of Equus caballus isolate H_3958 breed thoroughbred chromosome 1, TB-T2T, whole genome shotgun sequence contains the following coding sequences:
- the GJD2 gene encoding gap junction delta-2 protein isoform X2 produces the protein MGEWTILERLLEAAVQQHSTMIGRILLTVVVIFRILIVAIVGETVYDDEQTMFVCNTLQPGCNQACYDRAFPISHIRYWVFQIIMVCTPSLCFITYSVHQSAKQRERRYSTVFLALDRDAPESMGGPGGTGGGSSSGGKREDKKLQNAIVNGVLQNTENTSKETEPDCLEVKELTPHPSGLRTAARSKLRRQEGISRFYIIQVVFRNALEIGFLVGQYFLYGFSVPGLYECDRYPCIKEVECYVSRPTEKTVFLVFMFAVSGICVVLNLAELNHLGWRKIKLAVRGAQAKRKSVYEIRNKDLPRVKYTFNFQLGP, from the exons ATGGGGGAATGGACCATCTTGGAGAGGCTGCTGGAAGCCGCCGTGCAGCAGCACTCCACTATGATCGGGAG GATCTTGTTGACTGTGGTGGTGATCTTCCGGATCCTCATTGTGGCCATTGTGGGGGAGACGGTGTACGATGATGAGCAGACCATGTTTGTGTGCAACACCCTGCAGCCCGGCTGTAACCAGGCCTGCTATGACCGCGCCTTCCCCATCTCCCACATACGTTACTGGGTCTTCCAGATCATAATGGTGTGTACCCCCAGTCTCTGCTTCATCACCTACTCTGTGCATCAGTCCGCCAAGCAGCGAGAACGCCGCTACTCTACTGTCTTCCTAGCCCTGGACAGAGATGCCCCTGAGTCCATGGGGGGTCCTGGAGGAACTGGGGGTGGGAGCAGCAGTGGTGGCAAACGAGAAGATAAGAAGCTGCAAAATGCCATTGTCAATGGGGTGCTGCAGAACACAGAGAAcaccagcaaggagacagagcCAGATTGTTTAGAAGTTAAGGAACTGACCCCACACCCATCAGGGCTGCGCACTGCAGCACGATCCAAGCTCCGAAGGCAGGAAGGCATCTCGCGCTTCTACATTATCCAAGTGGTCTTCCGAAATGCCCTGGAGATTGGATTTCTGGTGGGTCAATACTTTCTCTATGGCTTCAGCGTCCCGGGGTTGTATGAGTGTGACCGCTACCCCTGTATCAAAGAGGTGGAATGTTATGTGTCCCGGCCTACTGAGAAGACCGTCTTTCTAGTGTTCATGTTTGCTGTGAGTGGCATCTGTGTGGTCCTCAACCTGGCCGAACTCAACCACCTGGGATGGCGCAAGATCAAGCTGGCCGTGCGAGGGGCCCAGGCCAAGAGGAAGTCAGTCTATGAGATCCGCAACAAGGACCTGCCCAGG
- the GJD2 gene encoding gap junction delta-2 protein isoform X1, which translates to MGEWTILERLLEAAVQQHSTMIGRILLTVVVIFRILIVAIVGETVYDDEQTMFVCNTLQPGCNQACYDRAFPISHIRYWVFQIIMVCTPSLCFITYSVHQSAKQRERRYSTVFLALDRDAPESMGGPGGTGGGSSSGGKREDKKLQNAIVNGVLQNTENTSKETEPDCLEVKELTPHPSGLRTAARSKLRRQEGISRFYIIQVVFRNALEIGFLVGQYFLYGFSVPGLYECDRYPCIKEVECYVSRPTEKTVFLVFMFAVSGICVVLNLAELNHLGWRKIKLAVRGAQAKRKSVYEIRNKDLPRVSVPNFGRTQSSDSAYV; encoded by the exons ATGGGGGAATGGACCATCTTGGAGAGGCTGCTGGAAGCCGCCGTGCAGCAGCACTCCACTATGATCGGGAG GATCTTGTTGACTGTGGTGGTGATCTTCCGGATCCTCATTGTGGCCATTGTGGGGGAGACGGTGTACGATGATGAGCAGACCATGTTTGTGTGCAACACCCTGCAGCCCGGCTGTAACCAGGCCTGCTATGACCGCGCCTTCCCCATCTCCCACATACGTTACTGGGTCTTCCAGATCATAATGGTGTGTACCCCCAGTCTCTGCTTCATCACCTACTCTGTGCATCAGTCCGCCAAGCAGCGAGAACGCCGCTACTCTACTGTCTTCCTAGCCCTGGACAGAGATGCCCCTGAGTCCATGGGGGGTCCTGGAGGAACTGGGGGTGGGAGCAGCAGTGGTGGCAAACGAGAAGATAAGAAGCTGCAAAATGCCATTGTCAATGGGGTGCTGCAGAACACAGAGAAcaccagcaaggagacagagcCAGATTGTTTAGAAGTTAAGGAACTGACCCCACACCCATCAGGGCTGCGCACTGCAGCACGATCCAAGCTCCGAAGGCAGGAAGGCATCTCGCGCTTCTACATTATCCAAGTGGTCTTCCGAAATGCCCTGGAGATTGGATTTCTGGTGGGTCAATACTTTCTCTATGGCTTCAGCGTCCCGGGGTTGTATGAGTGTGACCGCTACCCCTGTATCAAAGAGGTGGAATGTTATGTGTCCCGGCCTACTGAGAAGACCGTCTTTCTAGTGTTCATGTTTGCTGTGAGTGGCATCTGTGTGGTCCTCAACCTGGCCGAACTCAACCACCTGGGATGGCGCAAGATCAAGCTGGCCGTGCGAGGGGCCCAGGCCAAGAGGAAGTCAGTCTATGAGATCCGCAACAAGGACCTGCCCAGGGTCAGTGTTCCCAACTTTGGCAGGACTCAGTCCAGTGACTCTGCTTATGTATGA